Sequence from the Heliomicrobium undosum genome:
CACGGTCAAGCTCGACCCGATGTATGGAGACTTTCTGAGAAGGCAATACAACGACATTGTGCCCGGCTACTACATGAACAAAACCCATTGGAATTCGCTGTCGCTCGACGGAGATGTTCCCGACGACGTGGTCAAAGACATGCTGGATAAATCCTATGAACTCATCTTCAACAGCTTAAGCAAAAAGGTTCAGAAAGAAATCACCGGTTCAGCCGACACGCCGTAATCGTGAGCGCGAAACCAGGGGGCCGCAGTGTTGATAATGGAAAGCGCAGAACTGCGACAGACGCTCTATACCATCCTCGAAACAAAGGACGCACAAGCGCTCTTCGCCTGCATGGAAGAAAACCTGCCGTCCTTTTTCGCAACCCCCGACATCCCCGAGTTCTATCACATCCTAAAGGACGTCGATCTCTCCACCTGCCCCAACCTTACCCCGAAACTCATGCTGGCCTGGATGGCCTTTTTAAGCGGCGATCACGCCGGCCTTTTCCCCATACTAAAAAGCATCGACGAAGCGGAACTGCAGGGGCCGCCGCAGTGTTCCCTCTTTTACACCCTCAAGGCGATGGTGGGCTACCTGACCGATCC
This genomic interval carries:
- a CDS encoding MmcQ/YjbR family DNA-binding protein, whose protein sequence is MKYNWLDEYCLSKKGAEKDFQVDWNATRYMIRGKMFALQGCNKENKPIITVKLDPMYGDFLRRQYNDIVPGYYMNKTHWNSLSLDGDVPDDVVKDMLDKSYELIFNSLSKKVQKEITGSADTP